Proteins from a genomic interval of Deltaproteobacteria bacterium:
- a CDS encoding DUF3568 family protein, with product MLDKLPKRILGLILCCFWANGCWFTAATIGAGAGVAGYKWLEGTMIKEYPYPYTHTWEATLATVEQLRLKTVERKHDPLSGKIEATQADGTLVRIEVVAKPGDITQVGVRFGYLGDRDASLIFHNCLQEELKM from the coding sequence ATGTTAGATAAACTTCCGAAACGGATTTTAGGATTAATTTTGTGCTGTTTTTGGGCCAACGGCTGCTGGTTCACTGCTGCCACCATAGGCGCTGGTGCCGGGGTGGCGGGCTATAAATGGCTGGAAGGCACTATGATTAAGGAATACCCTTATCCTTATACCCACACCTGGGAAGCCACTTTAGCTACGGTCGAACAACTGCGACTGAAGACCGTGGAAAGGAAGCATGATCCCTTGTCTGGAAAGATTGAAGCCACCCAGGCCGACGGTACACTGGTACGCATTGAGGTGGTGGCCAAACCGGGTGACATAACTCAGGTAGGAGTGCGCTTCGGTTACCTAGGTGACCGCGATGCTTCCCTGATATTTCACAACTGTCTCCAGGAAGAATTAAAGATGTAG